Proteins encoded within one genomic window of Halocatena marina:
- a CDS encoding DUF6789 family protein yields MEDYVGMAKMNRPSSAIAGGIAGTAILSLLMILLEVQTRSQVHIFDAIARFVGLPNNILIGFVLFVAAGVFAWPLLFIALEPYIPRGPDPAARGIVFAFVLWLAFVIAGRGSIGWPLIIVYAGLTLLAHLAYGFTLGAVYASLREENVADTA; encoded by the coding sequence ATGGAGGACTACGTTGGAATGGCAAAGATGAATCGTCCGTCCAGTGCCATTGCCGGTGGTATCGCCGGCACGGCCATTTTATCGTTGCTGATGATTCTGCTCGAAGTCCAGACTCGGAGCCAAGTCCACATCTTCGATGCTATTGCGCGCTTCGTTGGACTCCCCAATAACATTCTGATTGGATTTGTGCTCTTCGTAGCAGCTGGAGTGTTCGCGTGGCCGTTACTGTTCATCGCACTCGAACCGTACATCCCCCGTGGTCCGGATCCGGCTGCCCGCGGGATCGTGTTCGCGTTCGTTCTCTGGCTAGCGTTTGTCATCGCCGGTCGCGGCTCCATTGGCTGGCCACTCATCATTGTCTATGCGGGACTGACGCTGCTTGCTCACCTCGCGTACGGATTCACGCTCGGAGCGGTCTATGCGAGCCTCCGTGAGGAAAACGTCGCTGACACAGCTTGA